AAACTTGCATGTCAAGTCATTCTCATTTCAAGGCACCACTCTTTTATTTGCCTGTTTCTAAGAATGTGCCTGTGAGCCAGCCGTTCTGCACTTGCGCCACATTGACACATAACGTTGCTCCACATGTAGTCTGACTCAACAGTAAATGGGGCGGGATATACAATGACTCCCTTGCATGAGATACCTGAATCGCTCATTTCAGCGAGACATGAAATAAGGTTACAAGTGTCCAATAATTGTTGACCTTTGGAGTATTTTGACCCGAACATGTTACTGAGACacctttaaaaagtcaaattcataATACTGTACATCCCCTTTAAAATCCAGTCCAGTCCTGTCTTATAAGATGTTAACATTAAAACTCCCTTAGACTTATCATTTCCCTGCACAAGTGAATTAGATGGTTCAGTATCTTCTGATGCTTTGCTCTGGCTTTGTATCCTTGGGGTCAAAAATTAAACAAGTACAATCGAAATAGTGTCACTCAAGTGACATGTATATCACGTTTGTGTGGTAgtgtagtgtgtgcgtgtgtgtgtgtgtggtgtatgCGCGCATGTGcatcttttttaaatttcttcgcCGTTCTCTCCTGTGCCCTTGATAAGGCGTTTGTTGCCCCTCTTAGCGCCAGGTCCACGGGGCTTTGCGAACGCTTGCTTTAAGGTGTGCTCCATCGGGTGCACCTCCTCGTAGAGGAAGTCTTCAGTCAAGCCATCGCCACTATCTATCTCCATCTGTACACACAGATTAGGACACTGGCAATTTCAGATGGGCATCATCGATTCATTTTGATGAAGCCAATTAGAACTTCAACAGTCAAATGCCCCCCCGCCTCAGGTGTTGAGATCTAGAATTTGACGCAAAAGTATGTATGGTGTGAcaagagaatgtttttttaaaaaaaaggtacctTTTTGGTCACTTCCAACTGATAATCtttctccacctcctccagaaGCCTGTTCTTGCAGCTGGAGTACAACATCCGCTCCTTTATGCTGCAGGTGTACCCAGGCATGGAATATATGAACACTGGAAGTGACATCAATTCACAGCATGTATAATATGTTGATAACAATCTTTCTTTGCAGTCATCCTCTCTTGctactttttcaaaaaaaaattccctttgTGCTATGAAGTGTGTGAAATGCTATCACGATGACATTCATTTCTTCATCTGAGACAACTTTGAAAATTGTTAGGTGTAAGCCCAGCACACAAAGAATGAGGCTTTTTGACCCAGACATCCAAAAACCAAGATGGCTGCCATAAACAACACTGTACAACCAAAGTACAATCTACTCAACTCTGCTCCATATGGATTCTTATTGCACTTCAAAGTAATAATTGTTACTTTTGTTTCTTATttcttgtgttaaaaaaaaacaacaacaacaagtgcCCCGTGAGGCCTGCGCACTGACCCAATGCCTCCTGAGAGCGGCCCTGGTgggaatgtttgaaaatgaagaaGTGATATCTGGGGGAATCCGTGGGGATCCTGTATGGGAGCTCCCGTGTTTCTGTTGGTTTGGTGTGAACCAGCTCGATGGTCTCTTTCTCCACATCCAGCCTCTGCAAAAGGACACAAAGCGGACTTTGCTCAGTGGGCCAAAGTCCCGCAAAAACCACCCCCAGGTTTTTCTCTGTATTTTGGATAAGCGGTTGCATCAGATCTGACCAGCTGGATGTAGTTGATCCGTTTCTGCTTCAGCTGCTGCAGAGCTCGCTTAGCCTCTTCTTGTAAAGGGAACGCGAGACCCTGAGAGACTCTTTTGTCTATCCCAAACTCCACTGGAACCTAACCCACAAGCCACCACACAACCGCTCATGTCAGACTGTAGATAGACGGTGTACAGgcaggaaaaataaagaaataatgacATCAAACTGAGATCGAGAGGCAGTATTTTTACTTACATTACTCAAATTGTTCTACAGTGGTGCCAAGGGATACGACTAGTCTTAAGAATTTTTCAGTACTTGtacgtgtatgtgtatatatatatatatatatatatatatatatatatatatatatatatatatatatatatatatatatatatatatatatatatatatatatatatatatatatatatatatatatatatatatatatatatatatatacacacacacatatatatatatacacacacatatatatatatatacgtatatatatgtaccggtatgtataTCACAACTTTGCTTTAGGATTcgccactagcttaatgctaacacattgCTAAACGCCATAGCCAGGCTAATGAATACAATTAATATTTGCAGTGTTATAAATGTTTAAGTAAGAGATATTTGAATATTTGAACTGCAAAAACTACCTTTgattcaaattattatttaatatattttttatgtactgcatttgttttttattctcatatattttttaattaattttgtcaAACTTGctgagatttatttttgtttaaagaAATATAACATATGCTATGCATAAAAGTGTTTGTATATATTGTTACATACTCTTGCACGAGGAATCCCAATTCGTCTACGCTCGTCctgtggacaaaaaaataaaggttgcgtagctcaaaaatgtataacacacaaacatgcgcACCCATATTGGATACACAAACAAATTCACACGCACATTCACTCACACCCAGACACACAAAATCGCACAcaagcagacacacaaacagaaaatgTGATCTTACCCATACAACTTTATCCTGTGAAGAAAAGATAAACACTCAGTTGTTTTCGCATTCCTACTTGAAATTCCAAGTCACTCTCTTCCACTTTCCAATTTCACCTCTGTGACTCGAATTTGTTGTAGTTCCTGTTCGGCTGATGTGAGAGGCGCCGGAGAACAGCAGGAGGTCATGTGACGTAAGTACCCCTGGAAGCACACATCATCCTGCCAAGACAAACAATAGGAGAAGAAAAGTACCTCCAGGGGTCCACCGGctatcttttattattattatttttttttaactaacctcAACTGTGCCAAACAACTCGTCTTTGATGTGACCGCCTCCAAATTCTTTCTTCAATGTGGCACGAGTGGCAGCGTACACCATCTTCTGTCTGACCTGCTCGACACATACAGTATTAAattcactgttgtcattttatacTGTACACTGGACACTTTTAAAAATTGGCGGTGGGCATTGTGGCAGCGGTTCTTCCAATTCTTTTTAACctcacaaaatgatcttccttCTCTATAGAAATCAGGATTTTTTCCTTccttgtaagtagagacgcattttccatgtaaaggCCCTATTCCCTTCCAAgctcccccaaaattcagacataaatgttttctaaagcataaacatgcatcaaaatatgtaataatCATGTAATAAtctcattgtaacatgtatttaacatgttacaatgagattattgcacaataaatgagagtttgaaaaaagaaagactaatgaataaaaatgatggtcatttaacttttaattgaATCCTCATCGTTTTTGTCTTCTTTAGTACATGTTCTCtcccagaagtgttttttgcctggctttttattaaaaactgatccaaggacgtttgcttttgtcggtttttaacaatccttagaaaatgtccaaggcaaacatcatcatagtgagcgattgcccgactggtgaacaccttttctgggtgattcacatttacggtGTTCACAATGCATTTTCGGGACGTACTGGTGACTGATCGGGCGACCAGGCGATGAAGATCCACTCGTATCCCAGTGCATTCTGGGAATCAAGCCGGTAGAGGATGTAGCACGGCTGCTGTGGCATGAGCAGAGGTAACAGGAAATGGTCGTAGTCCTTGTCCCAGCCTTGTGCGGGCTGTCCGCACGACTCGAGCACCAACTTCTCTGCAGGTAAAAATCAAATGTTGGGCCCTATTTTGGTTGACAGACGCTCGGCATAAAAACGGGCGGAACTTAATTTTTGcttggtttcatcccacatcgGCGCAAAAATTTGCAAATGCCCCGTTACGCCCAATTCTACTTGTGCAAAGTTTAACAAaatagcaaaagaaagaaaactccaaccATGCAGATAATTACACTGCGCTTTGCGTTACACTTACGCCGGGAACGAAAATATGTCTCCGAATGCCATAGATGTAACCTCTAAACATGGTGTTCATACCATTTTGGATGACAATCTTCATTATCCTGATGGCACCTCCCCTTGCTTGGGCCAAGAAGTCTTTAAGCTCCATTGATGCTGAAATGATAAAAAGCGCagcaaacaaaatggaaaaaaaattatgatgctCTATTAAATAGTACGCCGAAGTAcggatgtctttttttcttgctttgacTCCGgtgaagttgaaaaaaaaagttgaatcgcttagagcacaggtgtcaaagtcaaggcccgggggccagatccggcccgtcacatcattttatgtggcctgcgggAGCAAACCATGTGCGTCAACCTTCACgatccttgctgaaatctgtaccgaaatgtcaaattgtcatgggtaataaataacgttgcgaTTTTACATCAGACCTCCAAGGAAAAccgtaactccgaagtggcccgcgacaaaaaatgagtttgacatccctgtctTAGAGGAACTGCAATTTAGAAACCGGCTTCCTGACTTCAGCATGGAACGCACTTGTGCTTCCTTTCACACAGAATAAACACCCAGAGAGACAGAGGGAGAGAGGCACATGGCAGACAGTCAGAGACAGACGAGCAAACAGACCAAGACGGAGAGAGGCAGGGAAAGaaacagaaagagagaaagagagagtgaaagaatcagagggagagagaaagagagagagagagcgagcgagctaCAAGGCACCCGAGTTCACACTATGTAAAGGCACAACATTGtagcacagtgtgtgtgtgtgtgtgtgcgcgcccgcATCAGACTTTTATGTCACGTTTTAACTTTTTCTTcacattagtctttttttttgtgtgttgcgtTAAAGCTGATTTGGAATACATGTGATTTGCGTTAGAACCAATTAGACGTGTAAGTCAAGGAAACCACTAAATCGAAATctacaaaatatgttttatacTTAACTCAGAGAAGTGAAGCAGTTGCAAATGTGATttgtacaaacaaaaagaaacttttttttatcttgtaATGATGTGAAACCGAGGGATGCAATTTTTTGGGTCACATCAAACCCCAACTTTGTCATTCAAAAGGCTTAGTGGTGCCTGGCATGTGATATTCTTCATAGTCATCCAGTATGTCAAAATAATAACTACAAAAAAACCCTTCCTATTAAAACCCGTAATTTTGGTGCTGAAAACTAGATCTGGTGATGTGTTTTGTGTCACCATGGTTACCAAACACGGCACTCTCATGATTAATGCACGATCAGGTGAGAGAGGTGTACCTCAGGTCAACCATCCCCTCTATGCTCCTGTTACCAAATCCCATGCATAGCATTTATTCTGTATATATGCAAAAATACTTAAAACGATGACTATAAATATTGTGACATTTAAATTGCTCTCGTCCGCACTGGCGTTAAGCTATTCTAATCCCAACAGGTAGAAAAGTCGTACTTCTAGGTGAGTTTAACAATTCtactaaattatttttaaatataagtAAGGCCTGTAGATGTCAAGTTTAATTCCTTGCAATGATAGATCTCAAATAGCAGAGTATACAATAAGGAAGTAAACCGGgaacaaatgtgaaaaaaaaacacgcatacCATTGATCCCAGTTTGGTGTGACATATTTTGGCAGTCAGCGGTCAGTTTCATGGAAGGAGCAGCTCCAATTCTCTGTCTCTGTCCTCGCTCGTCTGGCTCTGAAGGAAGCCGCTGATGGCACACAGACGGACCCACGCACACCGAGTGACACCGActctcgagggggggggggggggacgctggAGATTCTTCACACCTGAAATGCAATCTGCGGAACTGGGCGGCGGATGAGTAAGATTGCGCCTGTCAGTGGATATGGAAGCCTGACTACTGATCTAAACCCTTTCACACCCACCCTGTGTGGATCACTGAACACAGCTCCAAGAGTCTGACGACCAGGCTTGGAGAGCAACGGGTGTGCCCAGGTGTTGTTCTTGTTTAGCTGATATTTTATTGCTCTGTTCGTGAGCTCACATCAGCTGCATCATCTCAAATTGCAGCTAAACAGAAATGTGACACCCGGCGAGAATCTGACCAATTCAACATTGCTCCCTGGACCAAGGACAATGTGTGTATGTTGCCATCTCTGTGATTTCAAAGACACCCTTCCCCCactccaccccaaaaaaggttGATGTTCAAATACTACAAGAAatagcttgtttaaaaaaaaagtacattgcaGAATCAACGTATACAAACACATTTACGATATATCATTCCGACTGATATGCACACGCCAAGGGTTGGAATTAAACGCCTTGCAAAGTAGCGTCTCTATCCTAGAAAAAGAAATGATGAATGAACAGAATGTGGTCATTCACATTCAAGGGCAGATACACAAGCGTGTCGCCGTGGGGTTACCTGTGACAGGATCGTGTATTATTCATTCAgcattcatacattttttatatatacagccTCCCATCCCTACTcatccacacacactcactcacatgaCACTTACATTAAAAAGATTAGAGCTCATTAGATATGCATAGTAATTCAGTGGCGACTCCTGCACTAAAagagttattttaaaaaaaaatgaaagaaaattgttTCAGCGTTTTACCAGACTTcataaaatgtggcccatgtgTTGGtggacaagatttttttttgtccaaactgGTAGAACCAACAGcttacttttttccccttttacaCGACGTATTGTCTATtttatcagtatttttttttaaccaatttcaattgaacaaaaaggTTTCTCTAAAGCCTGGGGGGAAATTAGTCACAATAATATGTATGATTTGTAGTTTTCCAATAACAATAGAGCAAGATTATaacaaagtaaaaaagaaaacatttattttttttcgacaataaaaatgttaacattaaAATGCAGAAACATTGGTCAAAGTGAAATCACAGtctgttgagaatttttttaaaaacaggtgctgacatttacattaaaaaaatatatactttttgcATGAGACGGAAATACAGTATCCACAAATGTAGCCAACATGAGTCTGATGAGTTTAAAAACGTTTCAAAAGAAGCATTAAAATGTCTGATGTTGGCACACTCCACACACGCATGACAAAGTAAATAGGTTACAAATCACAAAATTACAATCGTTGATATCAAATTCTAATCCTTACACGTCATCAAAACTTGGGAGCCAAAATGTCTGCAGagagggcaagaaaaaaaaaagggacagtgTGAGAGCGCATTCgaatcaactcaactttatttactgtatagcGCGCTTTCACAAATCTGCAGCTAGAACAAAAATGGAACATTACTACGGATACTAGAGGTTGAACAATTGCAAATCACGTATTATGGCATCAACAACAtggaccccccctgcccccccactgACGGCAAAAGGTGGCGGCTTCGGACAACAAAGCAACAGCGGCGCCTCAAGCGTGAGACAATATTTTACGAAAAATGAGGTCCGTTAACATGATCACTGACAAAATAGCCAATATCCTCAAATAGAAGAAAagcgcaggcaaaaaaaaattaataaagaaagaaatttatAACTAAAAATTCCAAACTTCAGGACTGTGAGGTAGATGTGCCTAACATTAGAACTCATCGTGAAACCTCACCGTACCAACGTCAGTATTTGCATACGGCACAAATTAGCATGCGTACGCGAGGTCAAATAATGTGCTGTGTATTATCTCACCATGTTCGTGCAGGCGGTGGCAAAAGTCATGTATCTGGGGTTAAACTGCACAGCGCTGATGGGTCCCGGATGCTTCCCATCCAGCACAGCGACTTTCATCGCATTCTCTGTGCTCCAAACATGGACTCTC
The DNA window shown above is from Hippocampus zosterae strain Florida chromosome 9, ASM2543408v3, whole genome shotgun sequence and carries:
- the LOC127607922 gene encoding WD repeat-containing protein 82-like isoform X2 is translated as MKITDSVLRSFRVARKYKENSDKINCVVYSPNGENAISSSNDDSIVLYDITEGTPAQTVYSKKYGADLICYTNGDSQKVIYSSNKMDDTIRYLSLTDRKYIRYFSGHTARVTALSMSPVANTFISGSLDKTIRIWDLRTENVQGLTEPLDRPICSYDPEGLIFAVGVDSQSIKLYDVRAFAKGPFNSFEMKLNRTCDWTGLKFSNDGKQILISTNGGMICILNAFTGDVMHKFTGYNNSRGLNLEACFTPDSQFVMIGSEDGRVHVWSTENAMKVAVLDGKHPGPISAVQFNPRYMTFATACTNMLVLESCGQPAQGWDKDYDHFLLPLLMPQQPCYILYRLDSQNALGYEWIFIAWSPDQSPVRQKMVYAATRATLKKEFGGGHIKDELFGTVEDDVCFQGYLRHMTSCCSPAPLTSAEQELQQIRVTEGLAFPLQEEAKRALQQLKQKRINYIQLRLDVEKETIELVHTKPTETRELPYRIPTDSPRYHFFIFKHSHQGRSQEALVFIYSMPGYTCSIKERMLYSSCKNRLLEEVEKDYQLEVTKKMEIDSGDGLTEDFLYEEVHPMEHTLKQAFAKPRGPGAKRGNKRLIKGTGENGEEI
- the LOC127607922 gene encoding twinfilin-2-like isoform X3; translated protein: MKLTADCQNMSHQTGINASMELKDFLAQARGGAIRIMKIVIQNEKLVLESCGQPAQGWDKDYDHFLLPLLMPQQPCYILYRLDSQNALGYEWIFIAWSPDQSPVRQKMVYAATRATLKKEFGGGHIKDELFGTVEDDVCFQGYLRHMTSCCSPAPLTSAEQELQQIRVTEDKVVWDERRRIGIPRARVPVEFGIDKRVSQGLAFPLQEEAKRALQQLKQKRINYIQLRLDVEKETIELVHTKPTETRELPYRIPTDSPRYHFFIFKHSHQGRSQEALVFIYSMPGYTCSIKERMLYSSCKNRLLEEVEKDYQLEVTKKMEIDSGDGLTEDFLYEEVHPMEHTLKQAFAKPRGPGAKRGNKRLIKGTGENGEEI